CGACGAGGAGGTGATCGGCGCGCCGTTCTACCTCATGGGGTACGTCGAGGGCGCCGCCGTCCGCAACAGGCAGGAACTCGCCACGCCCGGGCCGGAGGAGACGCGGCGGCTGTCGCAGCGACTGGCCGAGGTGCTCGCCGAGATCCACGCCGTCGACTACCGCGCGGCCGGGCTGTCCGACTTCGGCCGTCCCGACGGGTACATGGCGCGGCAGCTCGAGCGCTGGTGCCAGCAGTGGGAGCGGTCGGCCGACCGGCAGGAGCCCGCCTACGACCGGCTCGTCGCCAGGCTGCGCGCCCGTCTGCCCGCCACCCCGGCCGCCGCACCGGCCGCCACGCTGGTGCACGGCGACTACCGGCTCGACAACACGCTCGTCAGGGCCGATCCGCCCGAGATCCTCGCGGTCGTCGACTGGGAGATGTCCACGCTGGGCGACCCGCTGGCCGATCTCGGCCTCACGCTGACCTACTGGCACGATCGCGGCGACGACGAGCGCGCGTCGATCCCGGTGGCCGGCGACGTCACGCTC
This window of the Nonomuraea africana genome carries:
- a CDS encoding phosphotransferase family protein, encoding MTVPGIDWPRLVAWMGAHVPSEGEPVSVSLISGGRSNLTYLVETTGRRVVLRRPPLGHVLPTAHDMRREWRVISALHGTPVPVPEPVAFCADEEVIGAPFYLMGYVEGAAVRNRQELATPGPEETRRLSQRLAEVLAEIHAVDYRAAGLSDFGRPDGYMARQLERWCQQWERSADRQEPAYDRLVARLRARLPATPAAAPAATLVHGDYRLDNTLVRADPPEILAVVDWEMSTLGDPLADLGLTLTYWHDRGDDERASIPVAGDVTLAPGFLSAAEFSAHYAKVSGRDLADLDFYVAFGNFKLAVIVEGIHARFRQGKTVGEGFERIGGAVPTLIARAHRTLDDGTA